A window of Metabacillus sp. B2-18 contains these coding sequences:
- a CDS encoding DUF2634 domain-containing protein produces MSIFPFINSDEQTNAETPIPMAREWAWDIEKGDFKLQNGKPYIVEGIDAVKIWVYKSLKTNRFKHSFYSWDYGSELNSLVGSGFTKGAAELEAKRMIEECLIDNPYIEGIDSLSVVFEDDTLSISYSLSTLYGSTEVVTNAY; encoded by the coding sequence ATGAGCATATTCCCTTTTATCAATTCCGATGAACAAACAAATGCAGAAACACCAATACCGATGGCTCGGGAGTGGGCTTGGGATATTGAAAAAGGTGATTTTAAGTTACAGAATGGAAAGCCGTATATTGTGGAAGGGATCGATGCAGTTAAGATTTGGGTTTACAAATCCCTAAAAACAAATCGATTTAAACACAGTTTTTATTCTTGGGATTACGGATCAGAATTAAATAGTTTAGTTGGCTCTGGATTTACAAAAGGAGCAGCAGAGTTAGAAGCAAAGCGTATGATTGAGGAATGTTTAATAGATAATCCTTATATTGAGGGAATTGATTCTTTATCTGTAGTGTTTGAAGATGATACTTTATCTATTTCATATTCTTTATCCACTTTATACGGTAGTACGGAGGTGGTAACCAATGCCTACTAA
- a CDS encoding putative phage tail protein produces the protein MLRDKMPSFYSESGMMLQLFEVEDTEIQDLEKSIQNTFDEFFIDTAKATIDRWEKEVGVPKSSLPIEQRRATVKSKLRGYGTVTVDHIKTICDSYTNGDVNIIEKPSTYEFEVKFNSVRGIPPNIKDLQNIINQIKPAHLGVTYIYLYTTWDRFDSFNYTWDEFDSLNKTWDELEVM, from the coding sequence ATGTTACGTGATAAAATGCCTTCTTTTTATAGTGAAAGTGGAATGATGCTTCAGTTATTTGAAGTTGAGGATACAGAGATACAAGATCTTGAAAAATCAATTCAAAATACTTTTGATGAATTTTTTATAGATACTGCTAAAGCAACAATCGATAGATGGGAAAAGGAAGTTGGAGTTCCAAAGTCTTCTCTTCCAATTGAACAACGTAGAGCAACGGTTAAATCAAAGCTAAGAGGTTATGGGACAGTCACTGTAGATCACATTAAAACAATTTGTGATTCCTATACAAATGGTGATGTAAATATTATAGAAAAACCATCCACATATGAGTTTGAAGTGAAGTTTAATAGTGTGCGAGGAATACCACCTAATATTAAGGATTTACAAAATATTATAAATCAAATTAAGCCGGCTCATTTGGGTGTCACTTATATTTACCTGTACACAACATGGGATCGTTTTGATTCCTTCAATTATACTTGGGATGAGTTTGATTCTTTAAATAAAACATGGGATGAATTAGAGGTGATGTAA
- a CDS encoding DUF2577 family protein, producing the protein MSFAEFTQMVREEGKHFNDKSLYIGEVVSVNPIRVKTNGVILDSDQLKVATYLSQVTSSDGVIESKKLKETLGISDELLLMRSGSYFIITCKLEGI; encoded by the coding sequence ATGAGTTTTGCTGAATTTACTCAAATGGTTAGAGAAGAGGGTAAACATTTTAATGATAAATCACTATATATTGGTGAGGTCGTATCTGTAAATCCGATAAGGGTGAAAACCAATGGGGTGATTTTAGATTCAGATCAATTAAAGGTGGCGACGTATTTATCACAGGTTACTTCTTCAGATGGTGTAATTGAGAGTAAAAAGTTAAAAGAAACCTTGGGAATATCCGACGAGCTACTTCTAATGAGAAGTGGTTCGTATTTTATTATTACTTGTAAATTGGAGGGGATTTAA
- a CDS encoding baseplate J/gp47 family protein: MPTKKEIMNKMFSAIPNNYDKSEGSIIYDAVVGVAIALEDGYIEMDSMIDNLFAETATSEYLEKITAELGVFKKPATKATTYIEATGTEGTVIPIGARFFVDTIYFVSIESKSVSGGKASLLVECEQEGSVGNVPAHTIVNFEPISGINAVTNPNAVTNGSDEEPDEELRERYFERVQTPATSGNPQDYINWCKEVVGVGDAKVIPLWNGNGTVKCVVINSNKRAVDQTTLNAVVTNIDDNKPIGPTVTVISASELPINISVDVDLNTGYDLTTVTTSISNALTNHFKDIAFKSDYVSYALVGSTILSVDGVIDYRNLTLNTGTSNVTIGSEQVAVVGTVDVT; encoded by the coding sequence ATGCCTACTAAAAAAGAAATAATGAATAAGATGTTTAGTGCAATACCTAACAACTATGATAAATCAGAAGGATCAATTATCTATGATGCAGTTGTTGGTGTGGCCATCGCATTAGAAGATGGATACATTGAAATGGATTCTATGATTGATAACTTGTTCGCTGAAACGGCTACAAGTGAGTATTTAGAAAAGATTACAGCTGAGCTTGGTGTATTTAAAAAGCCTGCAACAAAGGCAACAACCTATATTGAAGCAACGGGTACAGAAGGAACAGTTATTCCTATAGGTGCTCGTTTTTTTGTAGATACAATTTACTTTGTATCCATTGAAAGTAAAAGCGTTAGTGGTGGAAAGGCTAGTTTATTAGTCGAGTGTGAACAAGAGGGTTCAGTGGGGAATGTACCAGCACACACAATTGTAAACTTTGAACCTATTTCCGGTATAAATGCTGTAACAAACCCAAATGCAGTTACTAATGGATCAGACGAAGAACCAGATGAAGAATTAAGAGAAAGGTATTTTGAGAGGGTTCAAACTCCAGCAACGAGTGGTAATCCTCAGGATTACATTAATTGGTGTAAAGAGGTAGTTGGTGTAGGTGATGCCAAAGTAATTCCTCTTTGGAATGGAAATGGAACAGTAAAATGTGTAGTAATTAATAGCAATAAACGTGCGGTTGATCAAACAACACTTAATGCGGTTGTTACAAATATAGACGATAATAAACCAATTGGACCTACAGTCACTGTAATAAGTGCATCGGAGTTACCTATAAACATATCTGTTGATGTTGATCTGAATACAGGATATGACCTAACAACAGTGACAACATCGATTTCAAATGCTTTAACAAACCATTTTAAAGACATAGCTTTTAAATCTGATTACGTGTCTTATGCATTAGTTGGGTCAACCATCTTAAGTGTGGATGGAGTAATCGATTATAGAAATTTAACACTAAATACTGGTACTTCAAACGTAACAATTGGAAGTGAACAGGTCGCGGTGGTGGGAACAGTCGATGTTACGTGA
- a CDS encoding XkdQ/YqbQ family protein, which translates to MRLVIDKQEIRFLDLTWSGSKYNAARQVSFTYPSKIGYAISPGSILTLHEGNRTLFEGIVFSKQISNKSHEMNVVAYDRLIYFLKSEGSYNFKTTTVGNVIKKVAADVGVPVGSIADSETSIKLDSMISMNLYEVILQAYREVKNKTKIVYMPVINSGKLSIIKAGETVSDFSLENGINLLDSSFGESIENVKNKILIVDDKGNRVGEVKGDGLSQWGTFQGVYQKEEGKNSNTEAKSLLHGMDLEASVEALGNINCISGKAVTVLDPTTKLKGLFYIDEDTHYWNRGQHTMSLQLNFKNMVDDEL; encoded by the coding sequence ATGAGGTTAGTTATTGATAAACAAGAAATAAGGTTTCTTGATCTAACCTGGAGTGGGTCTAAATATAATGCTGCAAGACAAGTTTCTTTTACTTATCCAAGTAAGATTGGATATGCAATAAGTCCTGGTAGCATCTTAACACTGCACGAAGGTAATCGAACATTGTTTGAGGGAATTGTATTTAGTAAACAGATTTCAAATAAGTCTCATGAAATGAATGTGGTAGCCTATGATAGACTAATATATTTTCTTAAAAGTGAAGGTTCTTATAACTTCAAGACAACTACAGTGGGGAATGTCATTAAAAAGGTTGCAGCTGATGTTGGTGTTCCTGTTGGTAGTATTGCAGATTCAGAAACGTCAATTAAGCTCGATTCAATGATTAGTATGAATCTATATGAAGTGATTCTTCAAGCTTACCGTGAGGTTAAAAATAAGACTAAAATTGTTTATATGCCTGTTATTAATAGTGGGAAATTAAGCATTATAAAAGCAGGTGAAACTGTAAGTGATTTTTCGTTAGAAAATGGAATAAATCTTCTCGACAGTTCATTTGGTGAGAGTATTGAAAATGTGAAAAATAAGATTCTTATTGTTGATGATAAGGGTAACCGTGTAGGTGAGGTTAAAGGTGATGGGTTATCTCAGTGGGGAACATTTCAAGGTGTATATCAAAAAGAAGAAGGAAAAAACTCTAATACAGAAGCGAAATCACTGTTGCATGGTATGGATCTAGAAGCAAGTGTTGAAGCACTTGGAAATATAAACTGTATATCTGGAAAGGCCGTTACTGTATTGGACCCTACGACTAAACTAAAGGGTCTTTTTTATATAGATGAAGATACACACTATTGGAATCGAGGGCAGCATACAATGTCTCTTCAATTAAACTTTAAGAATATGGTAGATGATGAGTTATGA